The Skermanella pratensis genome has a window encoding:
- a CDS encoding methanol/ethanol family PQQ-dependent dehydrogenase has protein sequence MRRMKILLTTVALITAGTAYANDEVMKLQSDPNNWAMQLGDYSGKRYSPLDQINTENVKNLRVDWSFSTGVLRGHEGGPLVIGDVMYIHTPFPNLVFALSIAEKGKILWKYEPRQDPNVIPVMCCDTVNRGVTYADGKIFLAQADNTLVALDAKTGEEVWKVKNGDHTKGETLTANPVVVKDKIFVGISGGEFGVRGHLTAYDIKDGKQIWRAYSTGPDADVMIDPQKTTMLGKPIGDRDLGVSTWNGDEWKIGGGTTWGWYTYDPELNLIYYGTGNPGTWNPAQRAKDGKREGSDNKWSMSIFARDADTGEVKWVFQKTPFDEWDYDGVNENILVDMSVKGKPVKALVNFDRNGFVYTLDRVTGELLVAEKYDPTVNWATHVDMKTGRPAVDERYSTFANGPDTNSEGICPAALGTKDQQPASFSPDTGLFYVPTNHICMDYEPFEVAYSAGQPYVGATLSMYPAPNSHGGMGNFIAYDAAEGKIVWSKPEAFAVWSGALTTKGGVAFYGTLEGFLVAVDMKDGKELYRFKTPSGIIGNVNTFVADGKQHIAVLSGIGGWAGIGLAAGLNDPQAGLGAVGAHASLGQYTNLGGVLTVFTLPD, from the coding sequence ATGCGGCGGATGAAAATCCTGCTGACCACGGTTGCCCTTATCACCGCGGGAACGGCATACGCCAACGACGAAGTGATGAAGCTGCAGAGCGACCCGAACAACTGGGCAATGCAGCTCGGCGACTATTCCGGCAAGCGCTACAGCCCGTTGGATCAGATCAATACTGAAAACGTCAAGAACCTGCGGGTCGACTGGAGCTTCTCCACCGGCGTCCTGCGCGGCCACGAAGGCGGCCCGCTGGTCATCGGCGACGTCATGTACATCCACACGCCCTTCCCCAACCTCGTCTTTGCCCTCTCGATCGCCGAGAAGGGCAAGATCTTGTGGAAGTACGAGCCGCGCCAGGATCCCAACGTGATCCCGGTGATGTGCTGCGACACCGTCAACCGCGGCGTGACCTATGCCGACGGCAAGATCTTCCTGGCCCAGGCCGACAACACGCTCGTGGCGCTCGACGCCAAGACCGGCGAGGAAGTCTGGAAGGTCAAGAACGGCGACCATACCAAGGGCGAGACGCTGACCGCCAACCCGGTGGTCGTCAAGGACAAGATCTTCGTCGGCATCTCCGGCGGCGAGTTCGGCGTCCGCGGTCACCTGACCGCATACGACATCAAGGACGGCAAGCAGATCTGGCGGGCCTACTCGACCGGTCCCGACGCCGACGTCATGATCGACCCGCAGAAGACCACCATGCTCGGCAAGCCGATCGGCGACCGGGATCTGGGCGTGTCGACCTGGAACGGCGACGAGTGGAAGATCGGCGGCGGCACCACTTGGGGCTGGTACACCTACGATCCCGAGTTGAACCTCATATATTACGGCACCGGCAACCCGGGCACCTGGAACCCGGCCCAGCGCGCCAAGGACGGCAAGCGCGAAGGCAGCGACAACAAGTGGTCGATGTCGATCTTCGCCCGCGACGCCGACACTGGCGAGGTCAAGTGGGTGTTCCAGAAGACCCCGTTCGACGAGTGGGACTATGACGGCGTCAACGAGAACATCCTCGTGGACATGTCCGTCAAGGGCAAGCCGGTCAAGGCCCTGGTCAACTTCGACCGCAACGGCTTCGTCTACACGCTCGACCGCGTGACCGGCGAACTGCTCGTGGCAGAGAAGTACGACCCGACCGTCAACTGGGCGACCCACGTCGACATGAAGACCGGCCGCCCGGCCGTGGACGAGAGGTACAGCACCTTCGCCAATGGTCCGGACACCAACTCCGAGGGCATCTGCCCGGCGGCGCTGGGAACCAAGGACCAGCAGCCGGCGTCGTTCTCGCCGGACACCGGCCTGTTCTACGTGCCGACCAACCACATCTGCATGGACTACGAGCCGTTCGAGGTCGCCTACAGCGCCGGCCAGCCTTACGTGGGTGCCACGCTGTCGATGTATCCGGCCCCGAACTCGCACGGCGGCATGGGCAACTTCATCGCCTATGACGCGGCCGAGGGCAAAATCGTCTGGTCGAAGCCCGAGGCGTTCGCGGTTTGGAGCGGCGCGCTGACGACCAAGGGCGGCGTCGCGTTCTACGGCACGCTCGAAGGCTTCCTGGTGGCGGTCGACATGAAGGACGGCAAGGAGCTTTACCGCTTCAAGACCCCGTCGGGCATCATCGGCAACGTCAACACCTTCGTGGCCGACGGCAAGCAGCACATCGCGGTGCTTTCGGGCATCGGCGGTTGGGCCGGCATCGGTCTGGCGGCGGGCCTGAACGACCCGCAAGCGGGCCTGGGCGCCGTCGGCGCGCATGCCTCGCTCGGCCAGTACACCAACCTGGGCGGCGTGCTGACCGTCTTCACGCTGCCGGACTGA
- a CDS encoding c-type cytochrome yields the protein MNLSFLTRVATAGAAFFFLAAGTPHAQDAETDPYERPYIVEDGKVDQGTYNGFRRYHSSCHVCHGPDGLGGSFAPALVESVKRLDYDQFAEIIANGKQESGASGQRVMPSFGTDQNVMLHVADIYGYLKARSDGKIDRGRPERIKK from the coding sequence ATGAACCTGTCTTTCCTGACGCGGGTCGCGACTGCCGGCGCCGCTTTCTTTTTCCTCGCAGCCGGAACTCCACACGCCCAGGACGCCGAAACGGATCCCTACGAGAGGCCCTACATCGTCGAGGACGGGAAGGTCGACCAGGGAACCTACAACGGATTTCGGCGCTATCACTCCTCCTGCCACGTCTGCCACGGCCCCGACGGCCTGGGCGGCTCCTTCGCCCCGGCCCTGGTGGAGTCGGTCAAGAGGCTGGACTACGACCAGTTCGCCGAGATCATCGCGAACGGGAAGCAGGAGAGCGGAGCCAGCGGCCAGCGCGTCATGCCGTCGTTCGGGACCGATCAGAACGTCATGCTCCACGTCGCGGACATCTACGGCTACCTGAAGGCCCGGTCCGACGGAAAGATCGACCGCGGCCGCCCCGAACGCATCAAGAAGTAA
- a CDS encoding quinoprotein dehydrogenase-associated putative ABC transporter substrate-binding protein produces MLARISMLVAAALVAAGTASAVELPKRDALRVCADPNLLPFSNDRLEGFENKIAAMIGEELGVPVVYTWWPQTIGFVRNTLRARKCDIVMGAASGEGLMQNTNPYYRSVYTLVYRENSGAKITAMNDPALRDMRMGVVAQTPGATLATMNRINNLEPYQLDVDTRVDNPARRAVEDVSSGKIDATVIWGPIAGYFAAQQPTKLTVVPLVGEHGTRVEFPITMGIRIEEPEWKHWLNDFIQRRQPDIDAVLAQYHIPLLTANGQLQSAAVAR; encoded by the coding sequence ATGCTGGCACGAATCTCGATGCTGGTCGCCGCCGCCCTCGTGGCGGCCGGCACGGCCTCGGCCGTCGAACTGCCGAAGCGCGACGCCCTTCGGGTCTGCGCAGACCCGAACCTCCTGCCCTTCTCCAATGACAGGCTGGAAGGATTCGAGAACAAGATCGCAGCGATGATCGGCGAGGAGCTTGGCGTTCCCGTCGTCTATACCTGGTGGCCTCAGACCATCGGCTTCGTCCGCAACACGCTCCGCGCGCGCAAGTGCGACATCGTCATGGGAGCGGCCTCGGGCGAGGGTCTGATGCAGAACACCAACCCCTATTATCGGTCGGTCTACACCCTGGTGTACCGGGAGAATTCCGGGGCGAAGATCACGGCGATGAACGATCCGGCGCTGCGCGACATGCGCATGGGCGTGGTCGCCCAGACGCCGGGCGCCACGCTCGCCACCATGAACCGGATCAACAACCTGGAGCCCTATCAGCTCGATGTCGATACCCGGGTCGACAACCCGGCGCGCCGGGCGGTCGAGGACGTCTCGTCGGGCAAGATCGACGCGACGGTGATCTGGGGTCCGATCGCGGGCTACTTCGCGGCGCAGCAGCCGACCAAGCTGACGGTCGTGCCGCTGGTCGGCGAACACGGGACCCGCGTGGAGTTTCCGATCACCATGGGCATCCGCATCGAAGAGCCGGAGTGGAAGCACTGGCTGAACGACTTCATCCAGCGGCGCCAGCCCGACATCGACGCCGTGCTGGCCCAGTACCACATCCCGCTACTGACCGCGAACGGTCAACTCCAGTCCGCCGCCGTCGCCCGGTGA
- a CDS encoding rhodanese-like domain-containing protein: MSDYRAPTPDSVPGAATVGTERVQAMAKSGEAVLIDVYPAPPRPAMLPPDAVWMPKTRGTIPGAVWLPNVGYGVLADDMDRYFRDSLERLTQGDRGRPIVFFCEPECWMSWNAALRAVRYGYGAVQYYPEGAGGWAAAGLPLEPVRPESNRPESNRPEPDESP; this comes from the coding sequence ATGTCGGACTACCGGGCGCCCACGCCGGACTCGGTCCCCGGTGCCGCCACCGTCGGAACCGAGCGGGTTCAGGCGATGGCGAAATCGGGCGAGGCCGTGCTGATCGACGTCTACCCCGCCCCGCCCCGCCCGGCCATGCTCCCCCCCGACGCCGTCTGGATGCCCAAGACGCGCGGGACCATCCCCGGCGCGGTCTGGCTGCCCAATGTCGGGTACGGCGTCCTGGCGGACGATATGGATCGGTACTTCCGGGACAGTCTGGAACGCCTGACCCAAGGCGACCGCGGCCGGCCGATCGTCTTCTTCTGCGAACCGGAGTGCTGGATGTCCTGGAACGCGGCGCTCCGCGCCGTCCGGTACGGTTACGGTGCCGTCCAATACTACCCCGAGGGGGCCGGCGGCTGGGCCGCGGCGGGATTGCCGCTCGAACCGGTAAGGCCCGAGTCCAACCGGCCCGAGTCCAACCGGCCCGAGCCAGACGAGTCCCCGTAG
- a CDS encoding DUF3280 domain-containing protein, protein MPRLIPLLIALLTAAFPAVAAPLPAAVFEIELIDTSGEGRSPAQEQRIRATTEALRRELAETGLYAPLDLAPAADRIDDHLSCERCLLDIARDMGGRVAVMGKVNKISTLILSMDIVVRDLADGKVVARGTADIRGDNDRAWLRGMEWLVEHRIAPQGAAPREERAPR, encoded by the coding sequence ATGCCACGGCTGATTCCGCTGCTGATCGCACTGTTGACGGCAGCCTTTCCTGCGGTCGCGGCTCCCCTGCCCGCCGCGGTCTTCGAAATCGAGCTGATCGACACCAGCGGCGAGGGACGGTCGCCGGCCCAGGAGCAGAGAATCCGGGCGACGACCGAGGCGCTGCGCCGCGAACTGGCCGAGACCGGCCTCTATGCCCCGCTCGACCTGGCGCCCGCGGCCGACCGGATCGACGATCACCTGTCCTGCGAACGATGCCTGCTGGACATCGCGCGGGACATGGGCGGCCGGGTGGCGGTGATGGGCAAGGTCAACAAGATCAGCACACTGATCCTCAGCATGGACATCGTCGTGCGCGACCTCGCCGACGGCAAGGTGGTCGCCCGAGGCACCGCCGACATCCGGGGCGACAACGACCGCGCTTGGCTGCGCGGCATGGAATGGCTGGTGGAACACCGGATCGCCCCCCAAGGAGCGGCCCCCCGGGAGGAGCGTGCGCCCCGATGA
- a CDS encoding quinoprotein dehydrogenase-associated SoxYZ-like carrier — protein sequence MSARASRPATLLGSLLAALLLAGGAASAQTRPSDAKPDDYARWESVREVYFPDREIEDGSAFLTLDAPYRAQDAALVPVTMKATVPEDAGWSIRTLTLLIDGNPVPLAGKFHLFDERKALEISTRVRVNEYTLIHAVAETSDGRLLSAERYVKAAGGCSAPAMKDPQQALARLGRMKLNLPQSVPADAPVTAQLLVSHPNHSGMQFDQISRTYVPPYFIRSIKVSYDGKPVMDVETDISLSEDPSLHFTFQPKGPGELDVRVTDSKDQVYTGDWQVTPQPAS from the coding sequence ATGTCCGCACGAGCTTCGCGTCCGGCAACCCTGCTGGGATCGCTCCTGGCCGCCCTGCTGCTGGCCGGCGGCGCGGCGTCGGCCCAAACCCGGCCGAGCGACGCCAAACCTGACGACTACGCCCGCTGGGAGAGCGTCCGGGAAGTCTATTTTCCCGACCGGGAAATCGAGGACGGCAGCGCCTTCCTGACGCTGGACGCGCCTTACCGGGCGCAGGACGCGGCCCTCGTCCCGGTCACCATGAAGGCCACGGTCCCGGAGGATGCCGGGTGGTCGATCCGGACGCTGACCCTGCTGATCGACGGCAACCCCGTGCCGCTGGCCGGCAAGTTCCACCTGTTCGACGAACGCAAGGCGCTGGAGATCAGCACGCGTGTCCGGGTCAACGAATATACCCTGATCCATGCCGTGGCCGAGACCAGCGACGGCCGCCTGCTGAGCGCGGAACGCTACGTCAAGGCGGCGGGGGGCTGCTCGGCTCCGGCCATGAAGGACCCGCAGCAGGCCCTGGCCCGGCTGGGCAGGATGAAGCTGAACCTGCCGCAGTCGGTCCCGGCGGACGCGCCGGTGACGGCCCAGCTCCTGGTCAGCCATCCGAATCACAGCGGCATGCAGTTCGACCAGATCTCGCGTACCTACGTGCCGCCTTATTTCATCCGGTCGATCAAGGTCAGCTATGACGGCAAGCCCGTGATGGACGTGGAGACCGACATCTCGCTGAGCGAGGACCCCAGCCTGCACTTCACGTTCCAGCCCAAGGGCCCGGGGGAACTGGACGTCCGGGTGACCGACAGCAAGGACCAGGTCTATACCGGGGACTGGCAGGTCACGCCGCAGCCGGCGAGCTGA
- a CDS encoding quinoprotein relay system zinc metallohydrolase 2 gives MAAGIFVHAGLPEYAEPSNGGDVANMAFVIGTQSVAVIDTGNTPGLGRDLREAIRQRTDLPVRFVISTHMHPDHVFGNGAFLDDRPDFVAHVNFQGALMARADTYQRRLEESFGAEEAGRAVLVPPTVTVATTHRIDLGGRSLELTAHPTGHTNNDLTVFDTATGTLFAGDLVFQERLPTVDGSGLGWLRVLDALTALPARRVVPGHGPASSPWPAGAEDTRRYLTTLVGDIRAIQKDGGTIDRASAEAAASEWGRWRLFDEDNPRNAVTVFAELEWE, from the coding sequence GTGGCTGCCGGGATCTTCGTCCATGCCGGGCTTCCGGAATATGCAGAACCGTCGAACGGCGGCGACGTGGCCAACATGGCGTTCGTCATCGGGACGCAATCGGTCGCGGTGATCGATACCGGCAACACGCCCGGCCTGGGCCGGGACCTGCGCGAGGCGATCCGGCAGCGCACCGACCTGCCGGTCCGGTTCGTGATCAGCACCCACATGCATCCGGACCACGTGTTCGGCAACGGCGCCTTCCTCGACGACCGCCCCGACTTCGTCGCCCATGTCAATTTCCAGGGCGCCCTGATGGCTCGCGCCGACACATACCAGCGGCGCCTGGAAGAGAGTTTCGGCGCGGAGGAGGCCGGCCGTGCCGTCCTGGTCCCTCCGACCGTCACGGTCGCGACCACCCACCGGATCGACCTGGGCGGCCGGAGCCTCGAACTGACGGCCCACCCGACCGGCCATACCAACAACGACCTGACGGTGTTCGATACCGCGACCGGCACGCTGTTCGCGGGCGACCTGGTCTTCCAGGAACGCCTGCCCACCGTCGACGGCAGCGGGCTCGGCTGGCTCCGGGTGCTCGATGCCCTGACCGCGCTGCCGGCCCGGCGGGTCGTGCCGGGCCATGGGCCGGCGTCGTCCCCCTGGCCGGCAGGGGCGGAAGACACCCGCCGCTACCTGACCACGCTGGTCGGGGACATCCGCGCCATCCAGAAGGACGGCGGCACCATCGACCGGGCCTCGGCCGAGGCGGCCGCGTCGGAATGGGGGCGCTGGCGCCTGTTCGACGAGGACAACCCCCGGAACGCGGTGACCGTGTTCGCCGAACTGGAGTGGGAATGA
- a CDS encoding sugar transferase: protein MSVTEAGRHDTALPMTMPTSAGPLPGYGLAKRLFDIAVAVILLGLLAPLLALIGLAVRLESRGPALFRQRRCGAGARTFSALKFRTMHADAEARLDRLLAADPVLRSEYRRHHKLRDDPRVTRVGRILRRTSLDELPQLWNVLAGDMSLVGPRPYMPHELAAHPGAHAAIARAKPGITGLWQVSGRHRTTFEDRLRLDLAYVEGRSFRQDMAILRRTITVIVRADGI from the coding sequence ATGTCCGTTACGGAGGCCGGGCGTCACGATACGGCGCTACCGATGACGATGCCGACCTCAGCCGGGCCGCTGCCGGGGTACGGCTTGGCGAAGCGCCTGTTCGACATCGCTGTCGCGGTGATCCTGCTGGGCCTGCTGGCGCCGTTGCTGGCCTTGATCGGGCTGGCGGTGAGGCTTGAGTCCCGGGGGCCGGCCCTGTTCCGGCAACGGCGCTGCGGGGCCGGGGCAAGGACGTTCAGCGCGCTGAAGTTCCGCACCATGCATGCCGATGCGGAAGCCCGCCTGGACAGGCTGCTGGCGGCCGATCCGGTCCTGAGGTCGGAGTACCGGCGGCATCACAAGCTGCGGGACGATCCGCGGGTGACCCGGGTGGGCCGGATCCTCCGCCGTACCAGCCTGGACGAGTTGCCGCAGCTCTGGAACGTGCTGGCCGGCGACATGAGCCTGGTGGGGCCGCGCCCCTACATGCCCCACGAGCTGGCGGCGCATCCGGGGGCCCACGCCGCCATCGCCCGCGCCAAGCCCGGGATAACCGGCCTTTGGCAGGTCTCCGGGCGGCATCGCACGACTTTCGAGGATCGTCTCCGCCTCGACCTCGCCTATGTGGAAGGACGGTCGTTCCGGCAGGACATGGCGATCCTGCGGCGCACGATCACGGTGATCGTCCGGGCGGACGGCATCTGA
- a CDS encoding NADPH-dependent FMN reductase, with protein sequence MTEQQTPLHIVGISGSLRKGSLNSAALRAARDLAPPGVTVEIFDIAGIPLYNDDTRNENGYPAPVQALRDALKAADGILFATPEYNYSVPGVLKNAIDWASRPPEQPFDAKPIAIMGASPGVLGTVRAQTHLRQFFVYLNGLVLNRPEVMIGQANSKFDPEGRLTDQGTADFLKTFLASFADHIRYHQRAKSRH encoded by the coding sequence ATGACCGAACAACAGACGCCGCTGCATATCGTCGGAATCTCCGGCAGTCTGCGCAAAGGCTCGCTCAACTCCGCCGCCCTGCGCGCCGCGCGCGACCTGGCGCCACCCGGCGTCACCGTCGAGATCTTCGACATCGCCGGCATTCCGCTCTACAACGACGATACCAGGAACGAAAACGGGTACCCGGCGCCGGTCCAGGCGCTGCGCGACGCCCTGAAGGCGGCCGATGGCATCCTGTTCGCGACTCCGGAGTACAATTACTCGGTCCCCGGGGTGCTGAAGAACGCGATAGACTGGGCGTCGCGGCCGCCGGAACAGCCGTTCGACGCGAAGCCCATCGCGATCATGGGCGCCAGCCCCGGCGTGCTCGGCACGGTCCGCGCACAGACCCATCTGCGCCAGTTCTTCGTCTATCTGAACGGATTAGTCCTGAACCGGCCCGAGGTGATGATCGGCCAGGCGAACTCCAAGTTCGATCCGGAGGGCCGGCTGACCGACCAGGGCACTGCCGACTTCCTCAAGACCTTCCTGGCCTCGTTCGCCGATCACATTCGTTACCACCAACGTGCTAAATCAAGGCATTAG
- a CDS encoding S-(hydroxymethyl)glutathione dehydrogenase/class III alcohol dehydrogenase: MDVRAAVAFEAGKPLSIETVQLEGPRAGEVLVEIKATGVCHTDAYTLSGADSEGKFPCILGHEGAGIVVDVGPGVTSLKKGDHVIPLYTPECRQCEYCLSQRTNLCQAIRETQGRGVMPDGTSRFSLNGKPIWHYMGTSTFANYTVAPEIALAKIREDAPFDKVCYIGCGVTTGLGAVIWTAKVHPGANVVVFGLGGIGLNVIQGARMVGANMIVGVDLNPARREMAEKFGMTHFVNPKEVEGDIVPYLVDLTKGGADYSFECIGNIHTMRQALECCHKGWGISTIIGVAPSGAEISTRPFQLVTGRVWKGSAFGGARGRTDVPKIVDWYMDGKINIDDLITHVVPLEQINDTFDLMHEGKSIRSVVTF; this comes from the coding sequence ATGGACGTACGTGCTGCCGTGGCCTTCGAGGCCGGCAAACCACTCAGCATTGAGACAGTACAGCTGGAAGGCCCTCGTGCCGGCGAGGTGCTGGTCGAGATCAAGGCGACCGGCGTTTGCCACACCGACGCCTACACGCTGTCGGGTGCCGACAGCGAAGGCAAGTTCCCCTGCATCCTCGGGCACGAGGGTGCCGGCATCGTGGTCGATGTCGGCCCGGGCGTCACCAGCCTCAAGAAGGGTGACCACGTCATTCCGCTCTACACGCCGGAATGCCGCCAGTGCGAATACTGCCTTAGCCAGCGGACCAACCTGTGCCAGGCGATCCGCGAAACCCAGGGCCGCGGCGTGATGCCGGACGGTACCAGCCGGTTCTCGCTGAACGGCAAGCCGATCTGGCACTACATGGGCACCTCGACCTTCGCCAACTACACCGTGGCGCCTGAGATCGCGCTGGCCAAGATCCGCGAGGACGCCCCGTTCGACAAGGTCTGCTACATCGGCTGCGGCGTCACGACCGGCCTGGGCGCCGTGATCTGGACCGCCAAGGTCCATCCCGGCGCCAACGTCGTCGTGTTCGGCCTGGGCGGCATCGGGTTGAACGTGATCCAGGGCGCCCGCATGGTCGGGGCCAACATGATCGTCGGCGTCGACCTGAACCCGGCGCGGCGCGAGATGGCCGAGAAGTTCGGCATGACCCATTTCGTCAACCCGAAGGAAGTCGAGGGCGACATCGTCCCCTACCTGGTCGACCTGACCAAGGGCGGAGCCGACTACAGCTTCGAATGCATCGGCAACATCCACACGATGCGCCAGGCACTGGAGTGCTGCCACAAGGGCTGGGGCATCTCGACCATCATCGGCGTCGCCCCCTCGGGCGCCGAAATCTCGACCCGGCCGTTCCAGTTGGTCACCGGCCGCGTGTGGAAGGGCAGCGCCTTCGGCGGTGCGCGCGGACGGACCGACGTGCCGAAGATCGTCGACTGGTACATGGACGGCAAGATCAACATCGACGACCTGATCACCCATGTCGTGCCGCTGGAGCAGATCAACGACACCTTCGACCTGATGCATGAAGGCAAGTCGATCCGTTCGGTCGTCACCTTCTGA
- a CDS encoding Gas vesicle protein V: MSKYEEQAYRVGGGKPNPNAKPNVPLLKSQLARLKHDLAQFIARKPDGSVIAPLKERIREMEATIASAEAENKRERQSARNPDDDEDGGARQEIRSTSSRFPPRGRPGRSGY, encoded by the coding sequence GTGAGCAAATACGAGGAGCAAGCCTACCGGGTCGGCGGTGGGAAGCCCAATCCCAACGCCAAGCCCAACGTGCCGCTTCTGAAGAGCCAACTCGCCAGATTGAAGCACGATCTCGCACAGTTCATCGCCCGCAAGCCGGATGGCTCGGTGATCGCCCCCCTGAAGGAGCGCATCCGGGAAATGGAGGCGACCATCGCCAGCGCGGAGGCCGAGAACAAGCGGGAAAGGCAGTCCGCGCGCAATCCCGACGACGACGAGGATGGCGGCGCCCGCCAGGAAATCCGGTCCACGTCGAGCCGCTTCCCGCCCCGTGGCCGGCCCGGACGCTCCGGCTACTGA
- a CDS encoding Tim44 domain-containing protein has product MTQNRKPRRTQALIALAAVLTLVATSVDARPGRNSNLGSRGARTYEAPAPTNTAPRTAAPMERSATDRPTAGQPGAAAGLQRPAAPANRGFFGGLAGGLLGAGLTGMLLGGGFFGGLGGFASILGFLLQVALIGGLIWLAIRFFRSRNQPAYAGAGNSGGRGPSGQGPLNRNAAPGGYARTGAGLGGGAARATAKTPKGVDGIGIGPADYEAFERLLRDIQTGYGREDRAALRSLTTPEVASYFTEELDANAARGVVNRIEDVSLLQGDLSEAWREGAVDYATVAMRYSLVDYTVDRAGDSVVDGDRTKPTEAVEVWTFQRPAGGGWVLSAIQQA; this is encoded by the coding sequence ATGACCCAGAACAGAAAGCCCAGGCGCACCCAGGCGCTCATTGCCCTTGCCGCCGTCCTGACGCTCGTCGCGACATCGGTTGACGCCCGTCCTGGACGGAACAGCAACCTAGGCAGCCGGGGGGCCCGCACCTACGAAGCTCCCGCACCGACCAACACGGCCCCGCGCACGGCCGCGCCGATGGAGCGCTCGGCGACCGATCGCCCGACGGCGGGGCAACCCGGCGCGGCCGCCGGGCTTCAGCGTCCGGCAGCCCCCGCCAACCGCGGCTTCTTCGGCGGCCTCGCGGGTGGCCTGCTCGGTGCCGGCCTGACCGGCATGCTCCTCGGGGGCGGCTTCTTCGGCGGGCTCGGCGGCTTTGCGTCGATCCTCGGGTTCCTGCTCCAGGTGGCGCTGATCGGCGGGCTGATCTGGCTGGCGATCCGCTTCTTCAGGAGCCGCAACCAGCCGGCCTATGCCGGGGCCGGCAATTCCGGCGGTCGCGGCCCGTCGGGACAGGGGCCGTTGAACCGGAACGCCGCGCCGGGCGGATATGCCCGGACCGGCGCGGGTCTCGGCGGCGGCGCGGCGCGGGCAACGGCCAAGACGCCCAAGGGGGTTGACGGCATCGGGATCGGACCGGCCGACTACGAGGCGTTCGAGCGGTTGCTGCGCGACATCCAGACCGGCTACGGGCGCGAGGATCGGGCCGCCCTGCGCTCGCTGACCACGCCGGAGGTGGCGTCCTACTTCACCGAGGAACTGGACGCCAACGCGGCGCGCGGCGTCGTCAACCGCATCGAGGATGTCAGCCTGCTTCAGGGTGACCTTTCCGAGGCATGGCGCGAGGGAGCCGTCGACTACGCCACCGTCGCCATGCGCTACTCTCTGGTGGACTACACGGTCGATCGGGCGGGCGACTCCGTGGTGGACGGCGATCGCACCAAGCCGACCGAGGCCGTCGAGGTCTGGACCTTCCAGCGCCCCGCCGGCGGCGGCTGGGTTCTCTCGGCGATACAGCAGGCCTAA
- a CDS encoding RNA polymerase sigma factor region1.1 domain-containing protein, which produces MATVDHRFPVLRLLDIGKRQGSVTIEEFDRLLPIDSTHTRDADEVLDTLRSRGISIVLARSPAANRDFNLLNDERIIYPR; this is translated from the coding sequence GTGGCTACCGTCGATCATAGATTTCCTGTCCTGAGGCTGCTGGATATCGGCAAGCGGCAGGGAAGCGTGACGATTGAAGAATTCGACAGATTGCTCCCGATCGACAGCACCCACACCAGGGACGCCGACGAGGTGCTCGACACGCTTCGCAGCCGCGGGATCAGCATCGTCCTGGCACGATCACCGGCGGCGAACAGGGACTTCAACCTGCTGAACGACGAGCGGATCATCTACCCGCGCTAG